The following coding sequences are from one Kallotenue papyrolyticum window:
- a CDS encoding HIT family protein encodes MEIKWTPWRGAYIKSSAGQATGCVLCAAAAAEDDREKLVLYRGQRALVMMNLYPYNPGHLMIVPYAHTADFAGLDPETAGEIMRLSQRCAAILQAEMQPHGFNLGMNLGRVSGAGIDQHLHLHIVPRWNGDTNFMPVIGGVKLIPEALDDTYAALRPAFDRLHDDPAALA; translated from the coding sequence ATGGAGATCAAATGGACGCCGTGGCGCGGGGCGTATATCAAGAGCAGCGCAGGGCAGGCAACCGGCTGTGTACTGTGCGCCGCGGCTGCGGCAGAGGATGATCGCGAGAAGCTGGTGCTCTACCGCGGACAGCGCGCCCTGGTGATGATGAACCTCTACCCCTACAACCCGGGCCACCTGATGATTGTGCCGTATGCGCATACCGCCGATTTTGCCGGGCTGGATCCGGAAACAGCCGGCGAGATCATGCGGCTGAGTCAGCGCTGCGCTGCGATCCTGCAAGCTGAGATGCAGCCGCACGGCTTCAACCTCGGCATGAACCTGGGACGCGTCAGCGGTGCGGGCATCGATCAGCACCTGCATCTGCACATTGTGCCGCGCTGGAACGGCGATACCAACTTCATGCCGGTGATCGGCGGCGTCAAGCTGATCCCGGAGGCGCTGGACGATACCTATGCCGCACTGCGGCCCGCCTTCGATCGTCTGCACGACGATCCGGCCGCGCTCGCGTGA
- a CDS encoding ABC transporter ATP-binding protein: MPLVRTQDLTKEYGSAAQPVRALDRVNFAIEAGECVAIMGPSGSGKSTLLHLLGGLDRPTRGTVWLREIDLSTLSDEALSRLRREQLGFVFQFFNLLPVLNARENVALPLLLDGVPRDEALRRADAALERVGLADRALHRPAELSGGEQQRVAIARALVTEPTLILADEPTGNLDSQTSDEIIHLLRRSVDEWGRTLVIVTHDPRIAAHADRIVFLKDGRIVDENRLSGQGDAEELRARLARVSAS, encoded by the coding sequence ATGCCGTTGGTGCGTACGCAGGATCTCACCAAAGAGTATGGCTCCGCGGCCCAACCGGTGCGCGCGCTGGACCGCGTCAATTTTGCGATCGAAGCCGGCGAATGTGTGGCGATCATGGGACCGAGCGGTTCGGGCAAGTCCACGCTGCTGCACCTGCTCGGCGGCCTGGATCGGCCGACGCGTGGCACCGTCTGGCTGCGCGAGATCGACCTGAGCACGCTCAGCGATGAAGCGCTCTCCAGGCTGCGCCGCGAGCAACTGGGCTTTGTGTTTCAATTCTTCAACCTGTTGCCGGTGCTCAACGCGCGCGAGAACGTCGCGCTGCCGCTGTTGTTGGACGGCGTGCCGCGCGACGAGGCGCTGCGCCGCGCCGATGCCGCCCTGGAGCGCGTTGGCCTGGCCGATCGCGCGCTGCACCGTCCCGCCGAGCTCTCCGGCGGCGAGCAACAGCGCGTGGCGATCGCGCGTGCCCTGGTAACGGAACCAACCCTGATCCTGGCCGACGAACCGACCGGCAACCTCGATTCGCAGACCAGCGATGAGATCATTCACCTGCTACGGCGCAGCGTTGATGAGTGGGGCCGCACGCTGGTGATCGTGACCCACGATCCGCGCATCGCCGCGCATGCCGATCGCATCGTCTTTTTGAAAGATGGGCGCATTGTGGATGAAAACCGGCTGAGCGGGCAGGGCGACGCCGAGGAGCTGCGCGCGCGTCTGGCACGCGTGAGCGCGTCCTAG
- a CDS encoding ABC transporter permease, whose protein sequence is MTALLMLASRYLRARKLRTALTTLSIVFGVAVIFAGNLLLPSMVEALRRNTLAAAGTVDLMISAVGGATFAPHPALERARAVEGVAAVSGVLQQAVTIPLAEGGPGFQRIIVGVDPQTITDVRTINLAEGRWFAPGERGVVILPTDPSDPQGASAPIGSTITLPTTQGLRSFKVVGRLAPSAVPSPEILMPLADAQELLGAPGQISTIEVALRPGVDRQAVAQALLAALGEGFELGATSSLDAVGTLDVSYTMFNLLGALSLFIGAFIIFNTFRTAVIERRHDLGVLRTIGATRRQVTRLLLLESLLQGLLGTAIGLLAGLGLAALAVLAFNPIVHQYFAGVRFRLEWSWSALLTAGLAGVLTALIAGYLPARAAGRVSPLAALRPVSTEEARRAARWSVVAGGLFVVVGIALLLVGPQGAAGGALLVLVGLAIASPALILPITRLVRPLLVAVWAGEGEIAQGNLLRQPSRAAVTGSTLMVGLAVIVMVGSVIGSLRAYTIGLITKTLSSDVLLLPQNIGVLTSNLGADPRLAEELRQLPQVAAVASLRSVATKIGDQTVNVLGIDPEIYPRVATLDFEAGDERSAYAALRQGQNAIVNPLLATTLGLQLGDQITLQTPHGSRSYTVVGIGSDVLNFKVNTVFVSQEHLARDFAQTRDVLLMLKLRPGVEVEAALPAIQAVAARYPQFTVYNTAAFRQQFVDQTNRLLNVVFWPICAVILVPAALGLLNTLTMNVLERTREIGMLRAIGATRRQVRRIVLAEAALVGIFGALTGMLAGLVLSYGFVQALSLGFGTPFPYAVPLWGLLGALLAALLLTLLVSALPARRAARLNMIEALRYE, encoded by the coding sequence ATGACGGCGCTTCTGATGCTTGCATCGCGCTATCTACGCGCGCGGAAACTGCGCACAGCCCTCACGACGCTCTCGATTGTCTTCGGAGTGGCGGTGATCTTTGCCGGCAACCTGCTGCTGCCGAGTATGGTTGAAGCGCTGCGGCGCAACACCTTGGCGGCTGCCGGAACAGTCGATCTGATGATCAGCGCAGTGGGCGGCGCCACCTTCGCGCCTCATCCAGCGCTGGAGCGGGCGCGCGCGGTCGAGGGCGTGGCCGCGGTCAGCGGCGTGTTGCAGCAGGCGGTCACCATCCCGCTCGCCGAGGGAGGGCCTGGCTTCCAGCGTATCATCGTTGGCGTCGATCCGCAGACGATTACCGATGTGCGGACGATTAACCTGGCCGAAGGCCGCTGGTTCGCGCCGGGCGAGCGTGGCGTGGTGATTCTGCCGACCGATCCGAGCGATCCGCAGGGCGCAAGCGCGCCGATCGGCAGCACGATCACCTTGCCGACGACGCAGGGTCTGCGCTCCTTCAAGGTGGTCGGTCGCCTAGCCCCCAGCGCCGTGCCCTCGCCTGAAATCTTGATGCCGTTGGCGGATGCCCAGGAGCTGCTGGGCGCGCCCGGCCAGATTTCGACGATCGAGGTGGCGCTGCGACCCGGCGTCGATCGTCAGGCGGTGGCCCAGGCGCTGCTGGCGGCGCTCGGTGAGGGCTTTGAGCTGGGCGCGACCAGCTCGCTGGACGCGGTCGGCACGCTGGATGTCTCCTACACCATGTTCAACCTGCTGGGCGCGCTCTCACTGTTTATCGGCGCGTTTATCATCTTCAACACCTTCCGCACGGCGGTGATCGAGCGCCGCCACGACCTGGGCGTGCTGCGCACGATTGGCGCTACGCGGCGGCAGGTGACGCGTCTGTTGCTGCTTGAAAGTCTGCTCCAGGGCCTGCTCGGCACGGCCATCGGTCTGCTGGCCGGGCTGGGCCTGGCTGCGCTGGCGGTGCTGGCCTTTAATCCGATTGTGCACCAGTATTTTGCCGGCGTGCGCTTTCGGCTGGAGTGGAGCTGGTCGGCGCTGCTCACGGCAGGGCTGGCCGGCGTGCTGACGGCGCTGATTGCCGGCTACCTTCCGGCGCGCGCGGCGGGTCGCGTCTCGCCGCTGGCAGCACTGCGTCCGGTGAGCACGGAAGAGGCTCGGCGCGCTGCGCGGTGGAGCGTGGTGGCCGGTGGCCTCTTCGTCGTCGTGGGCATCGCGCTGCTGCTGGTCGGTCCGCAGGGCGCCGCGGGTGGCGCGCTGCTGGTGCTGGTCGGCCTGGCGATCGCCAGCCCGGCGCTGATCCTGCCGATCACGCGCCTGGTGCGGCCGCTGCTGGTGGCGGTGTGGGCCGGCGAGGGCGAGATCGCGCAGGGCAATCTGCTGCGCCAGCCAAGCCGTGCCGCGGTAACCGGCAGCACGCTGATGGTTGGCCTGGCCGTGATCGTGATGGTTGGTTCGGTGATCGGTAGCTTGCGCGCCTACACCATCGGCTTGATCACCAAAACGCTCTCCAGCGATGTGTTGCTCTTGCCGCAGAACATCGGCGTGCTGACCTCGAATCTGGGCGCCGATCCGCGTTTGGCCGAAGAGCTACGTCAGTTGCCGCAGGTGGCAGCAGTGGCAAGCCTACGCAGCGTGGCGACCAAGATCGGCGATCAGACGGTCAACGTGCTGGGCATCGATCCCGAGATCTATCCGCGCGTTGCGACGCTGGACTTCGAAGCCGGAGATGAGCGCTCCGCCTACGCCGCGCTGCGCCAGGGCCAGAACGCCATCGTCAACCCGCTGCTGGCGACGACGCTGGGCTTGCAGCTCGGCGATCAGATCACGCTGCAAACGCCACACGGTTCCCGGTCGTACACGGTTGTGGGCATCGGCAGCGACGTGCTCAACTTCAAGGTCAACACCGTCTTTGTGAGCCAGGAGCATCTGGCGCGCGATTTCGCTCAGACCAGAGATGTGCTGCTGATGCTTAAGCTGCGGCCTGGCGTCGAGGTCGAGGCCGCGCTGCCGGCGATCCAGGCGGTGGCAGCGCGCTATCCGCAGTTCACGGTGTACAACACGGCGGCGTTTCGCCAGCAGTTCGTGGATCAGACCAACCGGCTGCTCAACGTTGTCTTCTGGCCGATCTGCGCCGTGATCCTGGTACCCGCGGCGCTGGGATTGCTCAACACGCTGACCATGAACGTGCTGGAGCGCACGCGCGAGATCGGCATGCTGCGCGCCATCGGCGCGACGCGTCGGCAAGTACGCCGCATTGTCTTGGCCGAGGCGGCGTTGGTCGGCATCTTTGGCGCGCTCACCGGCATGCTAGCGGGCCTGGTGCTGAGCTACGGCTTTGTGCAAGCGCTCAGCCTGGGCTTTGGTACACCCTTCCCCTACGCTGTGCCGCTCTGGGGGCTGCTGGGCGCGCTGTTGGCGGCGCTGCTGCTGACGCTGCTGGTCAGCGCGCTGCCGGCGCGTCGTGCGGCGCGGCTCAACATGATCGAGGCGCTGCGCTACGAATAG
- a CDS encoding PrsW family intramembrane metalloprotease, translating into MICSRCRATVVVTARVCPVCGQALEGRPTTPLVIDYAPSADAPRGALHEATTVIVRRAPSEPNAPAQPLSHDELAAVAADIGRALVVPQWRRWWWKMLLIGMALYLAIDRVWLATGNLFLLPQLFVIGTFLVPIVYTAYLYEDGTLYDVPLTHIALIFFFGGVLGSLAASLLESRLITSTGAGFFGQLSLSNALIVGLSEELAKLMVVLPFLGWVRRRFPTLMHGIVLGAAAGMGFAAFESMGYAFYALINQNAAAMHDTIRLRALLAPLGHGTWTAIVAGAIWRERLTHGHPLTTNAMVAFLISAGLHMLWDYVPAITLRGIPLLHLLIGAIGLLILRFFLLAARGHDGPAYRERSLWRALRLYFAALWLELQHLTREPAPPKRRG; encoded by the coding sequence ATGATCTGCTCACGTTGTCGCGCGACGGTGGTGGTCACCGCCCGCGTCTGCCCGGTGTGCGGGCAGGCGCTGGAGGGACGCCCAACCACGCCGCTGGTGATCGATTACGCGCCATCCGCCGACGCGCCGCGCGGCGCGCTGCATGAGGCGACGACGGTGATCGTGCGCCGCGCCCCGAGCGAGCCGAATGCGCCGGCACAGCCGCTCAGTCACGATGAGCTGGCCGCGGTCGCTGCCGACATCGGCCGGGCGCTGGTGGTGCCACAATGGCGGCGCTGGTGGTGGAAGATGCTGCTGATCGGCATGGCGCTCTACCTGGCGATCGACCGCGTCTGGCTGGCGACCGGCAACCTCTTTCTTCTGCCGCAGCTCTTTGTGATCGGCACGTTTCTGGTGCCGATCGTGTACACGGCCTACCTGTACGAGGACGGCACGCTCTACGACGTGCCGCTGACGCATATCGCGCTGATCTTTTTCTTTGGCGGCGTGCTCGGCTCGCTGGCCGCCTCGCTGCTCGAATCGCGACTGATCACCTCCACCGGTGCCGGCTTTTTCGGCCAGCTCTCGTTGAGCAATGCGCTGATCGTCGGCCTCAGCGAGGAGCTGGCCAAACTGATGGTGGTGCTGCCGTTTCTTGGCTGGGTGCGGCGGCGGTTTCCGACACTGATGCACGGGATTGTGCTGGGCGCGGCGGCAGGTATGGGCTTTGCCGCCTTTGAAAGCATGGGCTATGCCTTCTATGCGCTGATCAATCAGAACGCTGCGGCCATGCACGATACGATCCGGCTACGTGCGCTGCTGGCGCCCCTGGGCCACGGCACCTGGACGGCAATCGTCGCCGGCGCGATCTGGCGTGAACGGCTGACACACGGACATCCGCTGACCACCAATGCGATGGTGGCCTTTCTGATCTCCGCCGGCCTGCATATGCTCTGGGATTATGTGCCGGCGATCACGCTGCGCGGCATTCCATTGCTCCACCTGCTGATCGGCGCGATCGGTCTGCTGATCCTGCGCTTTTTCCTCCTTGCAGCGCGCGGCCATGACGGCCCGGCCTACCGCGAGCGCTCGCTCTGGCGCGCGCTGCGGCTGTACTTTGCGGCCCTGTGGCTCGAGCTCCAACACCTGACCAGGGAGCCCGCCCCACCCAAGCGGCGTGGCTAA
- a CDS encoding acetyl-CoA carboxylase biotin carboxylase subunit has protein sequence MKKVLIANRGEIAVRIIRACRELGLRSVAVYSEADRAALHVRLADEAYPIGPAPAVESYLRIERIIAVAQQAGADAIHPGYGFLSERAPFARACEQAGIIFVGPPAEAIERMGSKIEAKRLAAAHDVPVVPGYDGDDQSPERLMAEAERIGFPLLIKASAGGGGKGMRVVRDGAAFAAALEGAQREAKAAFGDDAVLLEKLIERPRHVEIQVLADAHGNVIYLGERECSIQRRHQKIIEESPSVALTPELRARMGEAAVRVARAVGYRNAGTVEFVLDPDGNFYFLEMNTRLQVEHPVTEFVTGLDLVQLQLRVAMGEPLPVSQAEIALRGHAIEARIYAEDPVTLLPSIGRVAVFAPPEGPGIRNDAGVASGDEVTVNYDPMLAKLIVHAPSRAAAIARLQRALDEYAVLGVTTNIPLLQAIVAHPAFAAGATTTDFLETHAIADALRAQTNLPDVVAVAAALADLSAAAPASDPWARLWRAGGAEARREYRWGDQRVVLWTAQLDEQTWRVRSAERQYTARLIARRGSALALALDGEQHLVHLTRDVDGALLLAYRGRAYRLTAVAGLSVDALAAVAAGMTGHLSLAAPMPGTIVKVLVEPGARVEANQPLIVLEAMKMEHTIIAPHSGVVEAVSYGVGALVNGGATLIELAAEEPPTGSA, from the coding sequence CCCATCGGGCCCGCGCCCGCCGTCGAAAGCTACCTGCGTATCGAGCGCATCATCGCCGTGGCGCAGCAGGCGGGTGCGGATGCGATCCATCCCGGCTATGGCTTTCTGTCGGAGCGCGCGCCTTTTGCGCGCGCCTGCGAGCAGGCCGGCATCATCTTTGTTGGGCCACCGGCCGAGGCCATCGAGCGCATGGGCTCCAAGATCGAAGCCAAACGGCTGGCGGCTGCCCATGACGTGCCGGTCGTGCCCGGCTACGACGGCGACGATCAGTCGCCGGAGCGGCTTATGGCCGAAGCTGAGCGCATCGGCTTTCCGCTGCTGATCAAGGCCAGCGCCGGCGGCGGCGGCAAGGGGATGCGTGTGGTGCGCGATGGTGCTGCCTTTGCCGCGGCGCTGGAAGGCGCCCAACGCGAGGCCAAAGCGGCGTTCGGCGACGACGCGGTGTTGCTCGAAAAGCTGATCGAGCGGCCACGCCACGTCGAGATCCAGGTGCTGGCCGATGCGCACGGCAATGTGATCTACCTGGGCGAGCGCGAGTGCTCGATCCAGCGCCGTCACCAGAAGATCATCGAGGAGAGTCCGTCGGTGGCGCTCACGCCGGAGCTGCGCGCCCGCATGGGCGAAGCCGCGGTGCGCGTGGCGCGCGCGGTGGGCTACCGCAACGCCGGGACGGTCGAGTTTGTGCTCGATCCCGACGGCAACTTCTACTTCCTGGAGATGAACACGCGCTTGCAGGTCGAGCATCCGGTCACAGAGTTTGTGACCGGTCTGGATCTGGTGCAGTTGCAACTGCGCGTGGCGATGGGCGAGCCGTTGCCGGTGAGTCAGGCCGAGATCGCGCTGCGTGGTCACGCGATCGAGGCGCGCATTTACGCCGAGGACCCGGTGACGCTGCTACCCTCGATCGGGCGCGTGGCTGTGTTCGCGCCCCCCGAAGGCCCCGGCATCCGCAACGACGCAGGTGTGGCCAGCGGTGATGAGGTAACGGTCAACTACGATCCGATGTTGGCCAAGCTGATCGTCCATGCGCCCAGCCGCGCGGCGGCCATCGCGCGCCTGCAGCGGGCACTGGATGAGTATGCGGTGCTGGGTGTGACGACCAACATTCCGCTGTTGCAGGCGATCGTGGCCCATCCGGCCTTCGCTGCCGGTGCGACCACAACCGACTTTCTCGAAACGCATGCGATCGCTGATGCGCTGCGCGCGCAGACGAACCTGCCGGATGTCGTGGCCGTAGCCGCCGCGCTGGCCGATCTGAGCGCGGCCGCGCCCGCCTCCGATCCCTGGGCCCGCCTGTGGCGCGCGGGCGGCGCCGAAGCGCGGCGTGAGTATCGCTGGGGCGATCAGCGCGTGGTGCTCTGGACCGCCCAGCTTGACGAGCAGACCTGGCGCGTGCGCAGTGCCGAGCGTCAGTACACGGCACGGCTGATCGCCCGGCGTGGGTCGGCCCTGGCGCTGGCGCTCGATGGTGAGCAGCATCTGGTGCATCTGACGCGCGATGTCGATGGGGCACTGCTGCTGGCCTACCGCGGGCGCGCCTATCGCCTGACAGCAGTGGCCGGCCTGAGCGTCGATGCGCTGGCGGCTGTCGCTGCGGGCATGACCGGCCATCTCAGCCTGGCCGCGCCGATGCCGGGCACGATCGTCAAGGTGTTGGTCGAACCGGGCGCGCGCGTCGAAGCCAATCAGCCCTTGATCGTGCTCGAAGCGATGAAAATGGAACACACGATCATCGCACCGCACAGTGGGGTGGTGGAGGCTGTGTCCTACGGTGTGGGTGCGCTGGTCAACGGCGGCGCGACCCTGATCGAACTGGCTGCCGAGGAGCCGCCGACGGGATCGGCCTGA
- a CDS encoding PadR family transcriptional regulator, which produces MSVKHALLALLYQRPMHGYELGRQLSLTVQAEWEVKPGQIASTLQRLAEAGLVEYEIEPTADAPDRKVYRLTEAGLAELTDWYRQPEVREYRLGDAFYIKLVLSLVGGPVPPEQVLMEQRRALYRELHQATELRRKADPRAELPWLLLLESAIMHLEADLRWIDMLEARLPELKHHRPPVPLPRPRGRPRRQPATVVEED; this is translated from the coding sequence ATGTCGGTCAAACACGCGTTGTTGGCGCTGTTGTATCAGCGCCCGATGCACGGCTACGAACTGGGGCGGCAGTTGTCCCTGACGGTACAGGCCGAATGGGAAGTCAAGCCCGGCCAGATCGCCAGCACCCTGCAACGGCTGGCCGAGGCCGGGCTGGTGGAGTATGAGATCGAGCCCACCGCCGACGCGCCGGATCGCAAGGTCTATCGCCTGACCGAAGCCGGTCTGGCCGAGCTGACGGACTGGTACCGGCAGCCCGAAGTGCGCGAGTATCGGTTGGGCGATGCCTTCTACATCAAACTGGTGCTCAGCCTTGTCGGCGGGCCGGTGCCGCCCGAACAGGTGCTGATGGAGCAGCGCCGTGCCCTGTATCGTGAGCTGCACCAGGCGACCGAACTGCGCCGCAAGGCCGATCCGCGCGCAGAGCTGCCCTGGCTGCTGCTGTTGGAGAGCGCGATCATGCACCTTGAAGCCGACCTGCGCTGGATTGACATGCTCGAAGCGCGGCTGCCTGAGCTGAAGCATCATCGACCGCCCGTGCCGCTGCCGCGTCCGCGTGGCCGGCCGCGCCGGCAACCTGCGACCGTCGTTGAGGAGGACTAA
- a CDS encoding response regulator produces the protein MPKTVLVIDDDVGLQQMLELALREAGYEVAFASDGEEALALLETLRPDLILCDIMMPEMDGVQFFGAIRERLRYEGIPIIVLTALGRRAWFADLEAEGVVFVQKPFNVEHLLHLIRLALA, from the coding sequence ATGCCCAAGACGGTGTTGGTGATCGACGACGATGTGGGTCTCCAGCAGATGCTGGAGCTGGCCTTGCGGGAAGCCGGTTATGAGGTGGCCTTCGCCTCGGATGGTGAAGAGGCGCTGGCCCTGCTGGAGACGCTGCGTCCCGATCTGATCCTTTGCGATATCATGATGCCGGAGATGGATGGCGTCCAGTTCTTCGGCGCCATTCGCGAGCGCCTGCGCTATGAGGGGATTCCGATCATTGTGCTGACCGCGCTTGGGCGGCGCGCCTGGTTCGCCGATCTAGAGGCCGAGGGCGTGGTATTTGTCCAGAAGCCCTTCAACGTCGAGCATCTGCTGCACCTGATCCGCCTGGCACTCGCCTAG
- a CDS encoding zinc-ribbon domain containing protein yields the protein MSFADKTLTCRDCGREFSFTAGEQQFYAQKGFDNEPTRCPDCRRARKAARGDAGGYSDRSYNSYNERSYGDRGYNERSYGGYGQRERVQHETVCSQCGRTTTVPFVPRGDRPVYCQECFAQQRGGRGLSRGGFNRY from the coding sequence GTGAGCTTCGCAGACAAGACGTTGACCTGCCGGGACTGTGGCAGGGAGTTCTCGTTCACGGCGGGTGAGCAACAGTTCTACGCCCAGAAGGGCTTCGACAACGAGCCGACGCGCTGTCCGGACTGCCGGCGCGCGCGCAAGGCTGCCCGCGGCGACGCGGGCGGCTACAGCGACCGCAGCTACAACAGCTACAACGAGCGCAGCTACGGCGATCGCGGCTACAACGAGCGCAGCTATGGCGGGTATGGCCAGCGCGAGCGCGTGCAGCACGAAACGGTCTGCTCGCAGTGCGGCCGCACCACCACGGTGCCCTTCGTCCCACGCGGCGATCGGCCGGTGTACTGCCAGGAGTGTTTCGCCCAGCAGCGCGGCGGTCGCGGCCTGAGCCGCGGCGGCTTCAACCGCTACTGA
- a CDS encoding YitT family protein — protein sequence MSMLTYVPRMARVARDYALITIGAICIALSVNLFLVPNEVVTGGVTGVAIMLNSLLGTPVGLITLLFNIPLLIAGFRYLGGFVFGIRTIYATVALSLAIDLLQPLLSRYVSAPRDALLYTLYGGVLDGLGVGLVFRAQGTTGGIDIIARFLQRWRGVAVGRSLLIMNALVFAAAAYLYSLDKVLYALLVAFVSGRVVDLVLEGAAYARQAIIITTRPDQLRQAILQRLDRGVTQLQGLGGYTNATRTILLSVVAQSEISLLKAIVREHDPNAFVIISNVHEVLGEGFKPADGAMP from the coding sequence ATGAGCATGCTGACCTATGTACCGCGCATGGCGCGTGTGGCGCGCGATTATGCGCTCATAACCATCGGCGCGATCTGCATCGCGCTCTCGGTCAACCTGTTTTTGGTGCCCAACGAGGTGGTGACCGGCGGCGTCACGGGTGTGGCGATCATGCTCAACTCGCTGCTGGGCACCCCCGTGGGCCTGATCACGCTGCTGTTCAACATCCCGCTGCTGATCGCCGGCTTTCGCTATCTCGGCGGCTTTGTCTTCGGCATCCGCACAATCTACGCTACCGTGGCGCTGAGTCTGGCGATCGATCTGCTGCAGCCGCTGCTGAGTCGCTACGTCAGCGCACCGCGCGATGCGCTGCTCTATACGCTCTACGGCGGCGTGCTGGATGGACTGGGCGTGGGCCTGGTCTTTCGCGCCCAGGGCACCACCGGCGGCATCGACATCATCGCGCGCTTCCTGCAGCGCTGGCGCGGCGTGGCGGTGGGCCGTTCGCTGCTGATCATGAACGCGCTGGTCTTTGCCGCAGCGGCCTATCTTTATTCGCTCGACAAGGTGCTCTATGCGCTGCTGGTCGCCTTTGTCAGCGGGCGTGTGGTGGACCTGGTCCTGGAAGGCGCGGCCTACGCGCGCCAGGCGATCATCATCACTACGCGCCCGGACCAGCTGCGCCAGGCGATCCTGCAGCGGCTCGATCGCGGCGTGACGCAACTCCAAGGCCTGGGCGGCTACACCAACGCGACGCGCACGATCCTGCTTTCGGTCGTCGCCCAGTCAGAGATCAGTCTGCTCAAAGCGATCGTGCGCGAGCACGATCCCAACGCTTTTGTGATCATCAGCAATGTCCACGAGGTGCTGGGCGAGGGCTTCAAGCCGGCGGACGGCGCGATGCCCTAG
- the prfB gene encoding peptide chain release factor 2 (programmed frameshift) — MVTVSELRDELERLRTRFDALRGRLDLPARQQQIATLEQQAADPHLWSDPATAQSVMQRLATLQAEVTRWQSLDEQLSTTAELLELAEDDPALLAELERETRRLAEEINQAEISLLLAGPYDQASAFITVQPGAGGVDSADFAAMLLRMYTRWAERHGWKVALIDEMPAEEAGIKSATIEVRGPYAYGYAKAEAGVHRLVRLSPFDQAHRRHTSFARVEVMPEVDDTINIEIDPDDLRIDVFRSGGHGGQGVNTTDSAVRITYKPGTPEQIVVTCQNERSQLQNKETAMKVLKARLLERELERQREERRRLRGEFRAAEWGNQIRSYVLHPYNLVKDHRTGVETSNTQAVLDGEIDLFIEAYLRSDLGREESAPAEQP; from the exons ATGGTCACTGTCAGCGAACTTCGTGACGAACTGGAGCGCCTGCGGACGCGTTTCGACGCGCTCCGCGGGCGTCTT GACCTGCCGGCGCGCCAACAACAGATCGCCACGCTAGAGCAGCAAGCCGCCGATCCGCATCTGTGGAGCGATCCCGCCACCGCGCAGAGCGTGATGCAGCGCCTGGCCACGCTCCAGGCCGAGGTGACGCGCTGGCAATCACTCGATGAACAGCTCAGCACCACCGCCGAGCTGCTGGAGCTGGCCGAAGATGATCCGGCGCTGCTGGCCGAGCTGGAACGCGAAACCCGGCGGCTGGCCGAAGAGATCAACCAGGCCGAGATCAGTTTGTTGCTCGCGGGCCCGTACGATCAGGCATCGGCCTTCATTACGGTGCAGCCCGGCGCGGGCGGCGTGGATTCGGCTGATTTTGCCGCCATGCTACTGCGCATGTACACGCGCTGGGCCGAGCGGCACGGCTGGAAGGTCGCCCTGATCGACGAGATGCCCGCCGAAGAGGCCGGCATCAAGAGCGCCACGATCGAGGTGCGTGGCCCCTACGCCTACGGCTACGCCAAAGCCGAAGCCGGCGTGCACCGCCTGGTGCGCCTCTCGCCCTTCGACCAGGCCCATCGCCGCCACACCTCCTTCGCGCGCGTCGAGGTTATGCCCGAAGTGGACGACACCATCAACATCGAGATCGATCCCGACGACCTGCGCATCGATGTCTTCCGCTCGGGCGGACACGGCGGGCAGGGCGTCAACACCACCGACTCGGCCGTGCGCATCACCTACAAACCGGGCACGCCCGAGCAGATCGTGGTGACCTGTCAGAACGAGCGCTCGCAGCTACAGAACAAAGAAACCGCGATGAAGGTGCTCAAGGCGCGGCTGCTGGAGCGCGAGCTGGAGCGCCAGCGCGAGGAGCGCCGCCGCCTGCGCGGTGAGTTCCGCGCCGCAGAATGGGGCAATCAGATCCGCTCCTACGTGCTGCATCCCTACAATCTGGTCAAGGATCACCGCACCGGCGTCGAGACCAGCAACACGCAGGCAGTGCTCGATGGCGAGATCGATCTCTTCATCGAAGCCTACCTGCGCAGCGATCTCGGTCGTGAGGAGAGCGCGCCCGCCGAGCAGCCATGA